The Lepus europaeus isolate LE1 chromosome 6, mLepTim1.pri, whole genome shotgun sequence genome includes a window with the following:
- the LOC133762490 gene encoding killer cell lectin-like receptor 2, which translates to MDPEMSDQEVTYSALKFPQSSSESQNRLRPDGTQRSGKTDEKEFSVPRHLIAVILGTLCLLLSVAVVVLVTKILQLIQEKHQQQEILGNLTQMYHVVQNDDCLKKQLLANKSLEYDALKNKTLLMENALKSPFLKQNRCNAKKDTFQKSLHNPGKVHEDYWSCYGVHCYYFVLQNKSWTECEQTCQSYGSSLLKIDDEHELAFVHFQIHKNIYWIGLSFNEVENKLRWIVDGTSPGMNFRMMNYPSRRRKCMFLTSTRIEYDDCSKTYSCICKKRINCNFSTTKCT; encoded by the exons ATGGATCCAG AGATGAGCGATCAGGAGGTGACTTATTCAGCTTTGAAGTTTCCTCAGTCTTCTTCAGAGTCGCAGAATAGACTAAGACCTGATGGCACTCAAAGGAGTGGAAAAACTGATGAGAAAG agttcTCAGTGCCCAGGCATCTCATTGCAGTGATTCTTGGAACCCTCTGTTTACTTCTCTCAGTGGCAGTCGTAGTGTTGGTGACAAAGA TTTTACAGCTTATTCAAGAAAAGCATCAACAGCAGGAAATTCTAGGAAACCTCACACAAATGTACCACGTCGTGCAAAATGATGACTGCTTAAAGAAGCAACTCTTGGCAAATAAGTCTTTAGAATATGACGCTCTCAAAAATAAAACCCTTCTAATGGAAAATGCACTGAAGTCACCCTTTTTAAAACAGAATCGATGCAATGCAAAAAAAGATACCTTCCAGAAATCTCTGCACAATCCAG GTAAAGTCCATGAAGACTACTGGTCCTGTTATGGAGTACACTGCTATTATTTTGTTCTGCAAAATAAAAGCTGGACAGAATGTGAACAAACTTGCCAAAGTTATGGTTCCTCCCTTTTGAAGATTGACGATGAACATGAACTG gcatttgttcattttcagattcataaaaatatttattggattgGATTGTCATTTAATGAAGTGGAAAACAAATTGAGATGGATTGTTGATGGCACATCACCTGGAAT gAACTTTAGAATGATGAATTATCCTTCTAGGAGACGAAAATGTATGTTTTTGACCTCAACAAGAATAGAATATGACGATTGCTCTAAAACCTACAGTTGTATCTGTAAAAAGAGAATTAATTGTAATTTCTCTACTACAAAATGCACTTAG